One part of the Anguilla anguilla isolate fAngAng1 chromosome 11, fAngAng1.pri, whole genome shotgun sequence genome encodes these proteins:
- the LOC118208292 gene encoding lysophosphatidic acid receptor 6 — MMNNSTAECNPRADFQIYLFPAVYSLVFVLGLLGNVGALYVFIFKITPRSSSNVYVINLALADTIFLCTLPFRIHYHLKGNDWVFGSQACLVIGTLFFTNIYISIAFLTCICIDRYIATVHPHTYLRLRATRCTLWVSLAVWMVTGAAMLAFVVDGPLDSMTPEAGGSRSSCYENFSQREWAKRMTAYNVCGLVFGSIVPLVVIMICYPLVARRLARIRTSTSRRALRIIYAILAITAVCFLPYAVVHLLHLLMRHQIIQSCVYANAIYKARRLTMALVSLNSCLDPVLYYFTTSHCKWSFFKRLRLRRTRDVYTITKGN, encoded by the coding sequence ATGATGAATAATTCTACTGCAGAGTGCAATCCCAGAGCCGACTTCCAGATTTACCTCTTCCCAGCAGTCTACTCCCTGGTGTTTGTGTTAGGGCTTCTGGGAAATGTGGGCGCCCTCTATGTGTTCATCTTCAAAATCACCCCACGATCCTCCTCAAACGTCTACGTCATCAACCTGGCATTGGCAGACACAATCTTCCTTTGTACACTGCCCTTCCGCATCCACTACCACCTGAAGGGGAATGACTGGGTCTTTGGCTCTCAGGCTTGCCTGGTCATCGGCACTCTTTTCTTCACCAACATCTACATCAGCATCGCCTTCCTGACCTGCATTTGCATCGACCGCTACATCGCCACCGTCCACCCGCACACCTACCTGCGGCTACGCGCCACCAGATGCACGCTGTGGGTGAGCCTGGCCGTGTGGATGGTCACTGGGGCGGCCATGCTGGCCTTCGTCGTAGACGGGCCGCTGGACAGCATGACCCCCGAGGCTGGCGGGTCCCGCAGCAGCTGCTATGAGAACTTCTCCCAGCGCGAGTGGGCCAAGCGCATGACGGCCTACAACGTGTGCGGCCTGGTGTTCGGCTCCATCGTGCCCCTCGTCGTCATCATGATCTGCTACCCGCTGGTAGCGCGCCGGCTCGCCCGCATCCGGACTAGCACCAGCAGGCGGGCGCTGCGCATCATCTATGCCATACTGGCCATCACCGCCGTCTGCTTCTTGCCCTACGCCGTAGTCCACCTCCTGCACTTGCTCATGCGCCACCAGATCATTCAGAGCTGCGTCTACGCCAACGCCATCTACAAGGCGCGGAGGCTGACCATGGCCCTGGTTAGCCTCAACAGCTGCCTGGACCCAGTGCTTTACTACTTCACCACCAGTCACTGCAAGTGGAGCTTTTTCAAGAGGCTACGGCTAAGGAGGACCCGGGACGTGTACACCATCACCAAAGGGAACTAA